A part of Desulfobacter sp. genomic DNA contains:
- a CDS encoding class I SAM-dependent methyltransferase, whose amino-acid sequence MAIAPLVEKKSGSVIFGDPAISGSTPGRKDRYKFIGPAYDFLSTLYSGRQIHNTKIAMNSHLRPGQRVLFAGAGHGRDAVDAAMRGAKVTVVDLSATMLRHLEKNIGNREFDHPIRLVHSNILDVSEPGKYDQVVANFFLNVFSETAMQEVVTHMAELVKPGGGFVVGDFCYPCGSPFTRSLQNLYWYLAVLLFTVFAKNAFHSIYNYPSHLEKIGLSIDRTRYFNMFGLPLFWSVRAVKPEQGGA is encoded by the coding sequence ATGGCCATTGCACCCCTTGTTGAAAAAAAATCAGGATCAGTGATTTTTGGAGACCCGGCGATTTCGGGCAGCACCCCAGGTAGAAAGGACCGGTACAAATTTATCGGCCCGGCCTACGATTTTTTAAGCACCCTGTACAGCGGCCGTCAGATCCACAATACAAAAATAGCAATGAACAGTCATCTGAGGCCCGGGCAGCGGGTATTGTTCGCCGGCGCCGGCCACGGACGGGATGCCGTTGATGCAGCCATGCGCGGGGCAAAGGTTACCGTGGTGGACCTGTCCGCCACCATGCTCAGGCACCTTGAAAAGAATATCGGCAACAGGGAGTTTGACCATCCCATCCGCCTTGTTCACAGCAATATCCTGGATGTCAGCGAACCGGGGAAGTATGACCAGGTGGTGGCCAATTTCTTTCTGAACGTCTTTTCAGAAACCGCCATGCAGGAGGTGGTTACCCATATGGCAGAACTTGTGAAACCCGGGGGCGGTTTCGTGGTGGGCGATTTCTGCTATCCCTGCGGCAGCCCTTTCACCCGCAGCCTTCAAAACCTTTATTGGTATCTTGCGGTCCTGCTGTTTACTGTCTTTGCGAAAAATGCCTTCCACAGCATATACAACTATCCCAGCCATCTTGAAAAAATCGGTCTTTCCATTGACCGGACCCGTTATTTTAATATGTTCGGCCTGCCGCTGTTCTGGTCTGTCCGGGCCGTGAAACCGGAACAGGGGGGGGCCTAG
- a CDS encoding NAD(P)-dependent glycerol-3-phosphate dehydrogenase has product MNIENVKIGVIGAGSWGTALAKLLADKGYGLDLWVFEPEVKADIENLRENRVFLPGFTLPDRIIPTNDLKQAVADKDLVLVVVPSHCMRAVATQMKAFMGKDTVVVTASKGIENKTHETMTDILSNVIDHLPKKNFAVLSGPSFAKEVAAQIPTVVAAAAIEREVAEFVQAVFSCPTFRVYVNDDPVGTQIGGAMKNVLAIAAGICDGMNMGLNPRAALITRGLTEMNRLGTRLGADPLTLSGLAGVGDLLLTCTGELSRNYTVGKQIGQGKALDDIISEMRMVAEGVKTTRSVYNLSRKLGVDLPICNEVYSVLFDGRPVEETVARLMNRSLKHELDGVL; this is encoded by the coding sequence ATGAATATTGAGAACGTGAAGATAGGGGTAATCGGGGCCGGCTCATGGGGCACGGCCCTGGCCAAACTGCTGGCTGACAAGGGATACGGGCTGGATCTCTGGGTGTTTGAGCCCGAGGTGAAGGCGGATATTGAAAACTTAAGGGAAAACCGGGTATTTCTTCCGGGGTTTACCCTGCCTGACCGCATTATACCCACCAATGACCTGAAACAGGCGGTGGCGGATAAGGACCTGGTCCTTGTGGTGGTGCCCTCCCATTGCATGCGGGCCGTAGCCACGCAGATGAAGGCGTTTATGGGGAAGGATACCGTGGTGGTAACGGCTTCCAAGGGGATTGAAAACAAAACCCACGAAACCATGACGGACATCCTTTCCAATGTGATTGACCACCTGCCCAAAAAGAATTTTGCCGTACTCTCGGGCCCGAGTTTTGCCAAGGAAGTGGCAGCACAGATTCCCACGGTGGTGGCGGCCGCCGCCATTGAACGGGAGGTGGCCGAGTTTGTCCAGGCCGTATTCTCCTGCCCCACTTTCAGAGTCTATGTAAATGACGATCCTGTGGGGACCCAGATCGGCGGGGCCATGAAAAATGTTCTGGCCATTGCCGCCGGCATCTGTGACGGGATGAACATGGGGCTGAACCCCAGGGCGGCCCTGATCACCCGGGGACTGACCGAGATGAACCGCCTGGGCACCCGGCTGGGGGCGGATCCCCTGACCCTGTCGGGCCTGGCCGGGGTGGGGGATCTGCTGCTGACCTGCACCGGAGAACTGAGCCGGAATTACACCGTGGGCAAGCAGATCGGCCAGGGAAAGGCCCTGGACGATATTATATCTGAAATGCGCATGGTGGCTGAAGGGGTGAAGACCACCCGGTCAGTGTACAATCTGTCCCGGAAACTGGGGGTGGATCTGCCCATCTGCAACGAGGTGTATTCGGTACTCTTTGACGGCCGGCCCGTGGAGGAAACCGTGGCACGGCTCATGAACCGTTCCCTAAAACACGAACTGGACGGGGTGCTCTAA
- a CDS encoding DJ-1/PfpI family protein has product MSKQVLVPLAQGIEEMEAITIIDVLRRAGAEVTAASVDQEDILAARGTRIIADCLISDCMDKEFDLIALPGGIPGAENLKASPELAQLLKAQAASKRYYGAICASPAVVLHHHGLVRPGAVTCHPGFTHMIDSGNTQDADVVMDGNCITSRGAGTVLAFALRLVEILYSREKVEEVRGGLAV; this is encoded by the coding sequence ATGTCAAAACAGGTATTGGTCCCCCTGGCACAGGGGATAGAAGAGATGGAGGCCATCACCATTATTGACGTGCTCCGCAGGGCCGGGGCTGAGGTCACGGCGGCATCCGTGGATCAGGAGGATATCCTGGCGGCCCGGGGGACCCGGATTATCGCAGACTGTCTGATTTCGGACTGCATGGATAAAGAATTTGATCTCATTGCCCTGCCCGGGGGGATTCCAGGGGCGGAAAACCTGAAGGCCTCCCCGGAGCTGGCACAACTGCTAAAGGCCCAGGCCGCGTCAAAGCGGTATTACGGCGCCATCTGCGCCTCTCCGGCCGTGGTCCTGCACCACCACGGCCTGGTACGGCCCGGGGCCGTGACCTGCCATCCGGGCTTTACCCATATGATAGATTCGGGAAACACCCAGGACGCCGATGTGGTAATGGACGGTAACTGCATCACCTCCAGGGGCGCCGGCACGGTGCTGGCCTTTGCCCTCCGACTGGTGGAGATTCTCTATTCCCGGGAAAAGGTGGAGGAGGTCAGGGGCGGCCTGGCCGTATAA
- a CDS encoding TRAP transporter large permease subunit, translating into MSPLPAAALILLFMAALACGTPVFAVIGGGAALLFALVSDVSTANVIIEMNRLANAPGIVAVPLFIFTGFLLSESNASHRLIRLSNAMFGWIPGGAAVVAVLVCTVFTALTGGSGITIVAVGGVLMPSLVRQGYGRKFSTGIITASGSSGVLFVPSLAVIIYGMVTGTDIGNLFLAGVLPGALIISFLSGFGMVYGICRRVPVQPFCLGELKASIREIKWMVPLPFLILIGIYGGLISVAEAACVSAVYALVTECTIYREIKGSQLGEVAVKSMVMVGAILIILGTALALTNFMVDRQIPQKIMAGIISRIPDKVVFLLMLNLFLLIVGCLMDIFSAIVVVAPLIAPAAEVFDIDPVHLGIIFLANLEVGYLTPPVGINLFIANLRFNIPVVQLYKTVIPFLLLLVAALLLISYLPDISLFLLEITGRRELLLEI; encoded by the coding sequence ATGAGCCCATTGCCTGCAGCCGCGCTGATCCTTCTTTTTATGGCCGCACTGGCCTGCGGCACCCCTGTCTTTGCCGTGATCGGGGGCGGTGCCGCCCTGTTGTTTGCCCTGGTATCCGATGTGAGCACGGCCAATGTGATTATTGAGATGAACCGCCTGGCCAATGCCCCGGGAATCGTTGCGGTCCCCTTATTCATATTTACAGGATTTTTATTATCCGAAAGCAATGCCTCACACCGCCTGATCCGGCTGTCCAATGCCATGTTCGGATGGATTCCCGGGGGGGCTGCGGTTGTGGCTGTCTTGGTCTGCACGGTGTTTACGGCCCTTACCGGCGGCAGCGGCATCACCATTGTTGCCGTTGGCGGGGTTTTAATGCCCTCCCTGGTCCGCCAGGGGTACGGCAGAAAATTTTCAACGGGCATCATCACCGCCTCGGGCAGTTCTGGGGTGCTTTTTGTGCCCAGCCTTGCCGTGATCATTTACGGCATGGTCACGGGCACCGATATCGGCAATCTGTTTCTGGCCGGGGTGCTGCCCGGGGCCTTGATTATTTCTTTTCTCTCTGGGTTCGGCATGGTTTACGGGATCTGCCGCAGGGTGCCGGTCCAGCCATTTTGCCTGGGGGAACTCAAGGCGAGTATCCGGGAGATAAAATGGATGGTGCCCCTGCCGTTTCTGATCCTTATCGGCATCTACGGCGGCCTGATTTCAGTGGCCGAAGCCGCCTGCGTTTCAGCAGTATACGCCCTGGTCACCGAGTGCACCATTTACAGGGAAATTAAAGGGTCCCAGCTTGGGGAAGTCGCCGTGAAAAGTATGGTAATGGTGGGGGCGATCCTGATCATCCTGGGTACGGCCCTGGCCCTGACCAATTTTATGGTGGACCGGCAGATTCCCCAGAAAATAATGGCCGGGATCATTTCCCGGATTCCCGATAAAGTTGTCTTCCTTCTGATGCTGAATCTGTTTTTGCTCATTGTGGGCTGCCTGATGGATATCTTTTCGGCCATTGTGGTGGTGGCCCCCCTCATTGCACCGGCAGCGGAGGTATTTGACATTGATCCGGTGCATCTGGGCATCATATTTCTTGCCAACCTTGAGGTGGGATACCTCACCCCGCCGGTGGGCATCAACCTGTTCATCGCCAACCTCAGGTTCAATATCCCAGTGGTCCAATTGTATAAAACCGTGATTCCCTTTCTGCTGCTGCTTGTGGCGGCATTGTTGCTGATTTCGTATTTGCCCGATATCAGCCTGTTTTTACTAGAGATAACCGGCCGGCGGGAACTCCTGCTGGAGATTTGA
- a CDS encoding outer membrane protein transport protein, whose translation MTAPGGSITIKGARMLFLALIFTPGLVLFLCPPPARASMHEQLLMDARSLALGNAVTADPPGIMSMHYNPAGLSNMAEDFQVINSFGGLSIHAESRFGYDGPFADFLPGEYVDPLANTAGKATGFVLYIPGYGDSVTLPATVALPTNAGISYRGKDSKFTFATGLYSPLIGGFDRAGADNPLRYGTNSYYWQHLMISPSVSYQATPTLSFGLSVGLGFGAMGISTDVRLPNIMVAITDILGKNTEGLEIPPWTDLTLPPPWFAGGLHPYESPASLDFGGVDNFAPSYNLGVLWEPWNWFSFGLVYHSPIRQEITGNYTMAYSENFQDMVSWFASSPLLIVGSAILDLPTQRTAAQTGTFTTDMTIPRMVQTGIKIKPFKFISILADVNWAQWSIRTEDRIVFDQDLQALQLAKLMGYTHGNRDFVLKRNLKDSLNYSIGVEIFPTDWLTLRLGYQRRNSSVPLEYIDTIWNFPDWDVYSAGFGINLTNGMVIDVGAAWAKSETLKVSPGQSEHLNNTEFTYPIYNPYAGLDYEQDFDIYLFGVSVSMPLSLAHHMAEETFGHLGHLFSLLNPF comes from the coding sequence ATGACAGCCCCGGGCGGGTCCATTACCATCAAGGGTGCCAGGATGCTTTTCCTGGCCCTGATCTTTACTCCCGGACTGGTTTTATTTTTGTGTCCGCCCCCCGCCCGGGCCTCCATGCACGAGCAGCTGCTCATGGACGCCCGGTCACTGGCCCTGGGCAACGCCGTGACCGCTGACCCGCCCGGAATCATGTCCATGCATTACAACCCGGCCGGCCTCTCCAACATGGCCGAGGACTTCCAGGTCATCAATTCCTTCGGCGGCCTGAGCATCCATGCCGAATCCCGGTTTGGCTATGACGGCCCATTTGCCGATTTTCTCCCCGGCGAATACGTGGATCCCCTGGCCAACACCGCCGGTAAGGCCACGGGCTTTGTGCTGTACATCCCGGGATACGGAGACTCGGTCACCCTGCCGGCCACCGTGGCCCTGCCCACTAACGCGGGCATCTCCTACCGGGGCAAGGATTCCAAATTCACCTTTGCCACCGGCCTGTACTCGCCTCTGATCGGCGGGTTTGACCGGGCCGGGGCGGACAATCCCCTTCGCTACGGTACTAACAGCTACTATTGGCAGCATTTGATGATCTCTCCGTCGGTGAGTTACCAGGCCACCCCCACCCTCTCCTTCGGGCTGTCCGTGGGCCTGGGGTTCGGAGCCATGGGTATCTCAACCGACGTACGGCTGCCCAATATCATGGTGGCAATAACCGATATCCTGGGAAAAAACACCGAAGGCCTGGAGATCCCGCCCTGGACCGACCTGACCCTTCCCCCTCCCTGGTTCGCCGGTGGGCTTCACCCCTATGAAAGCCCGGCCTCCCTGGACTTCGGCGGGGTGGACAACTTTGCCCCCAGCTACAACCTGGGGGTGCTCTGGGAACCCTGGAACTGGTTTTCATTCGGCCTGGTCTACCACAGCCCCATCCGCCAGGAGATCACCGGGAATTATACCATGGCCTACTCTGAAAATTTCCAGGACATGGTTTCCTGGTTTGCCTCCAGCCCGCTTCTCATCGTCGGCTCGGCCATCCTGGACCTTCCCACCCAGCGCACGGCTGCCCAGACCGGCACATTTACCACGGACATGACCATCCCCAGGATGGTCCAGACCGGCATCAAGATCAAGCCCTTTAAATTCATCAGCATCCTGGCCGACGTCAACTGGGCCCAGTGGTCCATCCGCACAGAGGACAGAATCGTTTTCGACCAGGACCTCCAGGCCCTGCAGCTGGCAAAACTCATGGGATACACCCACGGGAACCGGGACTTTGTGCTGAAACGGAACCTCAAGGACAGTCTCAATTACAGTATCGGAGTGGAAATCTTTCCCACGGACTGGCTGACCCTGCGGCTCGGGTACCAGCGGCGGAACTCCTCGGTGCCCCTGGAGTACATCGACACCATATGGAACTTCCCGGACTGGGACGTTTACAGTGCCGGATTCGGCATCAACCTCACTAACGGGATGGTCATCGATGTGGGCGCGGCCTGGGCCAAATCCGAAACCCTGAAAGTCTCTCCGGGCCAGAGTGAGCATCTGAACAACACGGAATTCACCTATCCCATTTACAACCCCTACGCCGGCCTGGACTATGAACAGGATTTTGACATCTACCTCTTTGGTGTCTCCGTATCCATGCCCCTGTCCCTGGCCCACCACATGGCCGAAGAGACTTTCGGGCACCTGGGGCACCTTTTCTCCCTGCTCAATCCCTTTTGA
- the dctP gene encoding TRAP transporter substrate-binding protein DctP — protein sequence MKPFYFFMGLFGLVFVAAFPAPGHSAGESDRQTWKLASLAPKHVGWAKHIREIIHPAVSRATGGNLTPRWYWGGIMGEDRDYIDKMKIGQLDGAAFTGQGVVMVLPEMSVLELPFMFNSYDEVDYVRKRMFPTFDALARKRGYIITAWADQDFDQIYSSKYPMARVEDFKKAKFLTWYGPVEHKVLARLDVRPIPMGVLEISPALRQNMADTIIAPAVWILGSQLYTTIKYVNPVKIRYSPVALFINIEAWNRLPQTYQDKLLAIRDNELKEFTQKSRMDSKRALDAMVTKAGVKKISMEKEELDKFRRLVKPVWYEMAGKDFPRSLLDELLAHLDDYRSTRAD from the coding sequence ATGAAACCTTTTTATTTTTTTATGGGTCTCTTTGGCCTTGTTTTCGTTGCTGCGTTTCCGGCCCCCGGCCACAGTGCCGGCGAGTCGGACCGGCAGACCTGGAAGCTTGCCTCCCTTGCCCCCAAGCATGTGGGGTGGGCAAAACATATCCGCGAGATCATCCACCCCGCCGTTTCCCGGGCCACCGGCGGTAATCTCACGCCCCGGTGGTATTGGGGCGGGATCATGGGGGAGGACCGGGACTATATCGACAAGATGAAGATCGGGCAGCTGGACGGCGCGGCCTTTACCGGACAGGGCGTGGTCATGGTCCTGCCGGAAATGTCTGTCCTGGAGCTTCCCTTTATGTTCAACAGCTACGATGAAGTGGACTATGTCAGAAAACGGATGTTCCCGACCTTTGACGCCCTTGCCCGAAAGCGGGGATACATCATTACGGCATGGGCGGACCAGGATTTTGACCAGATCTATTCCAGCAAATATCCCATGGCCCGGGTGGAAGATTTTAAAAAGGCAAAATTTTTGACCTGGTACGGGCCGGTGGAGCATAAGGTGCTGGCCAGGCTGGATGTGCGGCCCATCCCCATGGGCGTGCTTGAAATCTCTCCGGCCCTCCGGCAGAACATGGCCGATACCATTATTGCCCCAGCGGTATGGATTCTGGGCAGCCAGCTGTACACGACCATTAAATATGTGAATCCGGTGAAAATAAGGTATTCCCCGGTGGCGCTGTTTATCAATATTGAGGCCTGGAACAGACTGCCGCAAACATATCAGGACAAGCTGCTGGCCATCCGTGACAACGAGCTTAAGGAATTTACGCAAAAATCGAGGATGGACAGCAAAAGGGCCCTTGATGCCATGGTGACGAAGGCGGGGGTCAAAAAAATCAGTATGGAAAAAGAGGAACTGGATAAATTCAGACGCCTTGTCAAACCGGTGTGGTATGAGATGGCCGGTAAGGATTTCCCCCGTTCCCTGCTTGACGAGCTTTTGGCCCACCTGGACGATTACAGGTCAACACGTGCCGACTGA
- a CDS encoding ferritin family protein, producing the protein MDLEQYKQVISDAIQSEIDARQFYEKIAAGIKDDVLKQTFEEFAGEEAKHEKILTRILNQEQVTTAHFNCNKDFKVAETIELPQVTPDMDLKNAIGLAMKNEEIAMKKYTALAENCEDPELKLVFQDLAAMERGHKFKMEENFVDVAYPEVW; encoded by the coding sequence ATGGATTTGGAACAATACAAACAGGTGATTTCAGATGCTATTCAGAGCGAAATTGATGCCAGGCAGTTTTATGAAAAAATAGCGGCAGGCATAAAAGATGATGTCTTAAAACAGACCTTTGAGGAATTTGCAGGAGAAGAGGCAAAACACGAAAAGATCCTCACCCGCATCCTGAACCAGGAACAGGTGACCACTGCCCATTTCAACTGCAACAAGGATTTCAAGGTGGCTGAGACCATTGAACTGCCCCAGGTGACTCCGGACATGGATCTTAAGAACGCCATCGGCCTGGCCATGAAAAATGAAGAAATCGCCATGAAAAAATACACGGCCCTGGCCGAAAACTGTGAGGACCCTGAACTGAAGCTGGTCTTCCAGGATCTGGCCGCCATGGAACGGGGCCATAAGTTCAAGATGGAAGAAAATTTCGTGGATGTGGCCTATCCGGAAGTGTGGTAG
- a CDS encoding TRAP transporter small permease translates to MPTDTLLSLTRGVGAANQGLVAMEKKLLSLLLLTILVLSFGQILLRYCFSMGFVWIDQVLRVCVLWIAFAGASLATEYNGHIKIDVIHHLAGAKHKIAPAIAGRLFFAGVCLVLLAASVEYMIMTVEEGRGTAIPGVSDWCLKVIIPYCFFMMAVRALLQILSLISPSQAGQGKTSQK, encoded by the coding sequence GTGCCGACTGATACGCTTTTATCATTGACCCGGGGCGTTGGTGCCGCCAACCAGGGGCTGGTTGCCATGGAAAAAAAACTCTTATCGCTCCTGCTTTTAACCATCCTGGTTCTTTCATTCGGGCAGATTTTGTTGCGGTATTGTTTCTCCATGGGATTTGTATGGATTGACCAGGTGCTTAGGGTGTGTGTGCTGTGGATCGCATTTGCAGGCGCCTCCCTGGCAACGGAGTACAACGGCCATATTAAAATTGATGTGATTCATCATCTCGCCGGTGCAAAACACAAAATTGCACCTGCAATTGCGGGCCGTCTTTTTTTTGCAGGGGTGTGCCTGGTCCTGTTGGCCGCCTCGGTTGAATACATGATCATGACCGTGGAAGAGGGCAGGGGGACGGCGATCCCGGGGGTGTCGGACTGGTGCCTCAAGGTCATCATCCCCTATTGCTTTTTCATGATGGCGGTGCGTGCCCTCCTTCAGATCCTTTCACTGATATCCCCATCACAGGCCGGTCAAGGAAAAACAAGTCAGAAATGA
- a CDS encoding C39 family peptidase — MHILVAFIVIGALFSQFYPMSETPKKEITLLSSTDQASAIRTQVTPQKEFANRGITQQSHDFSCGSAALATLLNGQFGESFSEKQVIKGMLTYGDAQLIAKRRAFSLLDMKRFVVKLGYQGNGYKASLQDLEELEQPGIIPIKIFSYRHFVVFKGMAGGHVFLADPWRGNISFPLKEFEEAWYDHIVFLITDGVPASWGALRLTENELRIVDEDDVRKLASDPMYTPRLPDRSIHNGPGAMDVYKRN, encoded by the coding sequence ATGCATATTCTGGTAGCATTCATCGTCATCGGCGCACTTTTCAGCCAGTTTTACCCCATGAGTGAAACGCCGAAAAAAGAGATCACCCTGTTGAGCAGCACGGACCAGGCCAGCGCCATCCGCACCCAGGTCACCCCCCAGAAGGAGTTCGCCAACCGGGGCATTACCCAGCAGTCCCACGACTTTTCCTGCGGCTCGGCTGCCCTGGCTACCCTGCTCAACGGCCAGTTCGGAGAATCCTTTTCGGAAAAACAGGTCATCAAGGGCATGCTCACCTACGGGGATGCCCAGCTCATTGCCAAACGCCGGGCATTTTCACTGCTGGACATGAAGCGCTTTGTGGTGAAGCTCGGTTACCAGGGCAACGGATACAAGGCCAGCCTCCAGGATCTGGAGGAGCTGGAACAGCCGGGCATCATCCCCATCAAAATTTTCAGCTACCGCCATTTTGTGGTGTTCAAGGGGATGGCCGGGGGCCATGTCTTTCTGGCGGACCCCTGGCGGGGCAACATCAGCTTTCCCCTAAAAGAGTTTGAAGAGGCCTGGTATGACCATATCGTCTTTTTGATTACCGACGGGGTGCCGGCTTCCTGGGGGGCGCTGCGCCTGACTGAGAATGAGTTGCGGATCGTGGATGAAGATGATGTCAGAAAACTGGCCTCCGATCCCATGTACACCCCGCGCCTTCCCGACCGGAGCATTCACAACGGCCCCGGCGCCATGGATGTGTATAAAAGAAACTAA
- a CDS encoding DUF2156 domain-containing protein: protein MGAFNIDAGLELRRTPSGVWASDEAKGFTFSERIHYLKAFGGHAMSFSALQPKMRYFDLEGAGYIAYRKKWGTAVCLGDPVCASGELDRLLDAFLKKYPNPVFIQVSPAVAGQLRKKTGFYATCFGKETVIDLSDWTLSGKKKQVIRTAVNRAAKQGIVVTEGREDASCRALSQSWLETRRCKSREIIFLIRPMEMAYTEGMRRFFAYRGDELIGFIFFDPVYENNRVISYVPNVSRASETFPQGVFYLLMVKAMQQFKKEGIPFIHLGLSPLALYDAPMEGESTALRRMLKFTLRRLNFLYNFKGIDFTKSRFRGTEEPTFAVHNSRVPIKGFVTMFHLCNLI, encoded by the coding sequence ATGGGGGCATTCAATATTGATGCGGGACTAGAACTCAGGCGGACTCCCTCGGGGGTATGGGCATCGGATGAGGCAAAGGGCTTTACCTTTTCAGAACGCATTCACTACCTAAAGGCCTTTGGCGGTCATGCCATGTCCTTTTCCGCCCTTCAGCCCAAGATGCGCTATTTTGACCTTGAGGGGGCGGGGTATATTGCCTACCGGAAAAAATGGGGCACCGCGGTCTGCCTGGGCGACCCGGTCTGTGCAAGTGGGGAGCTGGACCGGCTGTTGGATGCATTTTTAAAAAAATATCCCAATCCGGTTTTTATCCAGGTGTCGCCGGCGGTGGCCGGGCAACTGAGAAAGAAAACCGGATTTTATGCCACCTGCTTTGGAAAGGAAACCGTGATCGACCTGTCAGACTGGACCCTGTCGGGCAAAAAAAAGCAGGTGATCCGGACGGCGGTGAACCGGGCCGCCAAACAGGGGATTGTGGTGACCGAGGGCCGGGAGGACGCATCCTGCAGGGCCCTTTCCCAGTCCTGGCTTGAAACCAGGCGGTGCAAAAGCCGTGAAATCATTTTTTTGATCCGGCCCATGGAGATGGCATATACCGAAGGGATGAGACGGTTTTTTGCCTACCGGGGCGACGAGCTGATCGGGTTTATTTTCTTTGATCCGGTGTATGAAAACAACCGGGTCATATCCTATGTTCCCAATGTGAGCAGGGCATCTGAAACCTTTCCCCAGGGGGTGTTTTATCTTTTGATGGTCAAGGCCATGCAGCAGTTTAAAAAAGAAGGGATCCCTTTTATCCACCTGGGGCTTTCCCCCCTGGCCCTGTATGATGCGCCCATGGAAGGCGAATCCACCGCCCTGCGGCGGATGCTTAAATTCACCCTCCGCCGCCTCAATTTTCTCTATAATTTCAAGGGGATTGATTTTACCAAATCCCGATTCAGGGGGACAGAGGAGCCGACCTTTGCGGTGCACAACAGCCGGGTCCCCATCAAGGGCTTTGTGACCATGTTCCATCTGTGCAACCTGATATAG